Proteins encoded together in one Candidatus Methylarchaceae archaeon HK02M2 window:
- a CDS encoding arginine decarboxylase, pyruvoyl-dependent, giving the protein MTDFVIPTKIFLTKGLGIHKEKLASFELALRDAGIAHCNLVYTSSIFPPNAKLISRNAGLKLLSPGQIIHVVMSKNVTNESNRLIAAAIGIAIPQDKKHYGYLSEHHAFGQTQDKAGEYAEDLAALMLATTMGFKNFDIDKSYDEKRELWRILNKTVKTRNICQSARGNKDGYWTYCIAAAVMI; this is encoded by the coding sequence TTGACTGATTTCGTGATACCTACAAAGATATTTCTAACAAAAGGATTGGGGATACATAAAGAAAAATTGGCGAGTTTTGAATTAGCTTTGAGAGATGCAGGAATCGCTCATTGCAATCTGGTTTATACATCAAGCATCTTCCCACCTAATGCAAAACTCATCTCCCGAAATGCAGGTCTTAAATTACTTTCTCCTGGGCAGATAATTCATGTTGTTATGAGTAAAAATGTAACTAATGAATCCAATAGGCTTATTGCAGCAGCAATCGGTATAGCTATTCCACAAGATAAGAAACATTATGGTTATCTATCAGAACATCATGCCTTTGGACAAACTCAAGATAAGGCTGGAGAATATGCTGAAGATTTGGCCGCTCTTATGTTAGCTACTACAATGGGTTTCAAGAACTTTGATATAGACAAATCTTACGATGAAAAGCGAGAGTTATGGCGAATATTGAATAAGACAGTAAAGACCCGAAACATTTGCCAATCAGCCAGAGGTAACAAAGATGGATATTGGACTTATTGTATCGCAGCAGCAGTAATGATTTGA